One stretch of Deltaproteobacteria bacterium CG2_30_66_27 DNA includes these proteins:
- a CDS encoding acyl-CoA thioesterase translates to MAADAKPVSATRVVMGQEMTLLDANPVGNVHGGNIMKMADSAAGVVSIRHSGRNCVTAVVDRFVFHAPVFVGNLVLVFASLNYVGRTSMEVGVRVEAEDLRTGKRIHTNSSYFVMVALDDSGRPAEVPPLLLETDEDRRRNEEARQRASARKQRQKK, encoded by the coding sequence ATGGCTGCGGATGCGAAACCGGTATCGGCGACGCGGGTGGTGATGGGGCAGGAGATGACGCTCCTGGACGCGAACCCCGTGGGGAACGTGCACGGAGGGAACATCATGAAGATGGCCGACTCGGCCGCCGGCGTGGTGTCCATCCGGCACTCCGGCAGGAACTGCGTCACCGCCGTCGTGGACCGCTTCGTGTTCCACGCTCCCGTCTTCGTCGGCAACCTCGTCCTCGTCTTCGCCTCCCTGAACTACGTCGGGCGCACGTCCATGGAGGTGGGTGTCCGCGTGGAGGCGGAAGACCTGCGCACGGGAAAGCGGATCCATACGAACTCGTCGTATTTCGTCATGGTCGCTTTGGACGATTCGGGACGTCCGGCCGAGGTTCCTCCGCTCCTCCTCGAGACGGACGAAGACCGCCGCAGGAACGAGGAGGCGAGGCAGCGGGCGAGCGCCCGCAAACAACGCCAGAAGAAGTAG